In Bactrocera oleae isolate idBacOlea1 chromosome 3, idBacOlea1, whole genome shotgun sequence, a genomic segment contains:
- the LOC106626236 gene encoding thrombospondin type-1 domain-containing protein 4: MWKFWTVVLVLNLAVHESGAIRPATTSDAQTKCGSVLCEMVSEVFSKAKLSYGYNYVHTIPAGAMNLTVKQLARSDNLLALKTIDDMFLINGNNRASESGIFEYNDDSYDYNRELSIITSKGPISKPVVLLLFVRGHNSGIKYDYTLPVPSASITEDEELQSQWNEVGQPLDELDENNIDGSVSAQIARARERKRRKFSWKLLGFGECNRSCGPGIQPPIFRCIRDLPTRYYSPKRCAFVEKPVFSEDIYRCNRGLCPAYWRAGEYGECKCADGEVEGVRSRYVYCVQEQNNGKAEEVSEDLCEQQKLPQLNETCNCPKLNRRKIYARGPDKTPRVFSRLLIAPTLVRSIYNSTTPLRRHLRDDRVDKAGVWLMSGWNQECSTDCGAGFEHRSIYCDRTPPYTDLCDLRFTPEQKRICSGSQQAEACQYGIWFTSDWSNCTGDCFNLQRKRAVLCLRDGVAVDESECDLLLRPRAVMNCTHKEVTFCGSKWHYSEWSECSRSCGEGVQRRYAKCLEFDWKQKAMVESSNCKYLEREPVYGTCNVQKCEELNTLFDVERDILKPVDPPVNCKDDVSNCQRINRQRLCKLHYYKTYCCATCSGYA; this comes from the exons ATGTGGAAATTCTGGACGGTTGTATTAGTATTGAATTTG GCAGTTCATGAGAGTGGTGCCATACGGCCAGCCACCACCAGCGACGCCCAAACGAAATGTGGTTCAGTGTTATGTGAGATGGTCTCCGAGGTGTTCAGCAAAGCCAAGTTAAGTTATGGCTACAATTATGTGCACACAATTCCAGCGGGGGCGATGAACTTAACGGTCAAACAGCTGGCACGAAGTGATAATTTACTGG cactGAAAACTATCGATGATATGTTTCTGATTAACGGTAACAATCGCGCCTCAGAGAGTGGTATATTTGAGTATAATGACGACAGCTATGACTACAATCGCGAACTGAGCATAATCACTTCTAAGGGACCAATAAGTAAACCCGTTGTGCTTTTG CTCTTTGTGCGCGGTCACAATTCAGGCATCAAATATGACTACACTCTTCCCGTACCGTCTGCTTCCATAACTGAGGATGAGGAGCTGCAGTCACAGTGGAACGAGGTGGGTCAGCCACTGGACGAGTTAGATGAGAACAACATCGATGGCTCCGTTTCGGCACAGATCGCACGCGCACGCGAACGCAAACGCCGCAAGTTCTCGTGGAAATTACTCGGCTTTGGTGAATGTAATCGCTCCTGTGGACCAGGTATACAACCACCCATTTTTCGTTGTATACGCGATTTGCCGACGCGTTATTATTCACCTAAGCGCTGTGCCTTTGTTGAGAAGCCAGTCTTCAGTGAGGACATCTATCGTTGTAATCGTGGATTGTGTCCAGCTTATTGGCGCGCTGGTGAATATGGGGAATGTAAATGCGCCGACGGTGAGGTCGAGGGTGTACGTTCACGCTACGTGTATTGCGTACAGGAGCAAAATAACGGCAAGGCGGAAGAGGTATCCGAAGATTTGTGTGAGCAACAGAAACTGCCTCAGTTAAATGAGACATGCAATTGCCCAAAGTTAAATCGACGTAAAATCTACGCACGTGGACCGGACAAGACACCACGCGTCTTCTCGCGGCTGCTTATAGCGCCCACTTTGGTGCGCAGCATTTACAACTCAACCACGCCATTGCGCCGGCATCTGCGGGACGATCGTGTAGACAAAGCGGGTGTGTGGTTGATGTCGGGCTGGAATCAAGAGTGTTCGACTGATTGCGGTGCAGGTTTTGAGCATCGCTCGATCTACTGTGATCGCACGCCACCCTATACGGATCTTTGTGATCTACGCTTCACGCCAGAGCAGAAGCGTATTTGTAGTGGTAGTCAACAGGCTGAGGCGTGTCAGTATGGTATATGGTTCACTTCCGATTGGAGTAATTGTACTGGCGATTGCTTTAATTTACAACGTAAGCGCGCTGTGCTTTGTCTGCGCGATGGTGTGGCGGTGGATGAGTCGGAATGCGATTTGTTGTTGCGACCGCGCGCTGTTATGAATTGCACACACAAGGAGGTGACGTTTTGCGGGTCCAAGTGGCATTACTCCGAGTGGTCGGAG TGTTCCCGCTCTTGTGGTGAAGGCGTTCAACGACGTTATGCCAAATGTCTGGAATTTGATTGGAAACAAAAGGCGATGGTAGAATCGagcaattgtaaatatttgGAACGAGAGCCGGTCTATGGAACATGTAATGTGCAGAAGTGTGAAG AACTCAACACACTCTTCGATGTGGAGCGTGA